GAATCGAGCAGGTAGCATGATTTTCGAGCGTGTCAATTTTGTAGAAGAAGAGATAAAGAAGATGAGCCGGGATGAATTTGAGTCCCGGCACATCAATCTCTTTTGGCTCGATCGGGATGAGGCAACCCGAAAGAAGATGCTCGGTCAGGTCTACGACCTCATCAACAAGCCTGCCAAGCAGACCAAGCATAAAGCCGATAAATAACAAATCAACCGGGCGGGGGTGTTATCATCTCCGCCCTTACTTTCAGGACATGGGCATTGAAGAAGTAGCAAAGATAATCGGAAAGATTGCCGATGGGTTTGAAGAGGCGTGTATCAAATGCCTTGATGACAATTCCGGCATCGTTCTCCGTGCTGTTACGGAGCAGTTGTATAGCGGTGTTGACGGGGAGGGTAAGCACCTCTCACCGACATACGACAATGACCCATACTTTGAGGAGGAGGGAACATGGTATCACAGAGCCAAAGATTACAAGGCGTGGAAATACAGCATAACTCCGCCAGTGGCCGGAACCATGCTCGGATTACCACCGCGCCCTGATGATGTTCCCAACCTTTTCATCAACGGTAAATTCTATTCAGAGATTACAGCCACTCGCAAAGGTGATGTTCTTGTAGTAGATCCCGGCAATGGCGATGGCCCGTCAATCGTAGCCAAATATGGTGATGAGATACTGAATATGGGACCGACAGCCATCAGTTATTTCAACACTACCTATATGCTCCCGGCAATAGATTCATTTTTCAAAGATTGTGGATACCGATGAGTTGTGCGTGTGAACATAAGCGGATGGGTCAGGAGTTAGAGCGATTCCGCAGATTAGCAAAAGCGTGGGCCAAGATGGAGGGTAACACCGCTATCATCTACAAGAATGATGACGGCACCTATGGGTTCGCGTCAATCTCGGCAGAGTCTGAGATTGGGAAACCGATTGTAGAATATATAACGCCATTCTGATGAGCGAAACAAAGATAACCGACCTTGTCCCCCAGGAGACAATCGACAAAATCAAGGAACTCAATACCGAGATCCAGACGCTGCTCACGACCTATACCAATACGGCAAAGGAATTGGCAAAAGGCGTTGATGTGAACGTGAAAGTTGTCGGGGATATTGACAAGCTGGAGAAACTGCTTGTCGAGAAAACCAAAGAGGCGACTTTAGCCACTGAACGCCTTAATGCCGCTCTTGCCGAGCAGAGGCAGGTAGTGGCTAATACCACCAACACCATTTCCCGGCAGTTGATGGAGCAGGAGCGTGTCAATAAGACTCAGCGTGCGGCATACACCGAACATGAAAAGGTCAAGAACATTATTGACCATATGCACGGCAGTTACCAACGACAGTTGGAGGAGTTAGTTAAAATTGATTCTCAAATAAAAAGCAATGTAGCAGCGCAAAAGGAAAACGAGAAGGCTATGCGTAAAGAAGGTGCCGACATTGACGCTCTTATGAAAAAACAAGAGCAGTTAGTTGCCGAGCATCGTGCATTGCGCCAGGAGAAGGCTCGTCTAAATCAGATAATGACTGCCGAGGAAAAAGCCAACACGCAGGTAGAGGGAAGTTATGTTCAACTCTCCCAGCGTTTGGAACTGATGAAAAAGGCATATAAGGAGATGAGCATTGAGGCTCGTTATACTGAAGATGGCAAGGAACTTGAAGCATTGATACAGAATCTCGACGCACACCTAAAGGATCTTGCCGCAGATATGGGCGAGTTTCAGAGGAATGTCGGCAACTATGCCATAGCCGGACAAAATGGAGTTGTCGCCACAGACAGTCTCATTGCGGCTATGAATCAGGAGGCACGTACCACGCAAGACCTCATCGACCAAACTAAGATTTTGGAAGATGCTAAAAGGATGTTGAATACTTCTGATGAGAACTATGAGCAGACTTTAGCGCAACTCAACGAAAAGATTGAAGAGAACAAACGCAGCCTGTCAGATGTCAGCGATATTATTGACAAAGATGCAACATCAATAGCCGAAGCCGAAGCTCAAAACAAAAGACTTCAAGAGGCGTTAAAGCATGTCGATCTTTCAAGCGATGATGCTCAGGCAACCATTGAAAGGCTCAATAAAAAGATAGCAGACAACACTCAACTTATCAGAGAAAATACGCCCGCCATACAAGAGCAGACAAATGCCACCGAAGAAAGGACAAAAGCCAACAAGGATGCTGCTGACGAGTTATTAGGTCTTGTTGGTATAAATACCAATTTCGGAGAGTCTCTTCAAGGTCTCAGTAAAACCAATGCCGGAGGTGTTATTGATGGACTTGGAACTAAAGCAAAGGCTCTTGGGAATACTCTGATGGGGCTATTGTCTAATCCTTGGGTGCTTGCATTTCTCGGCATAGTTGGAGTTGCCGCCGGATTCAAATGGTGGTATGACTACAATAAAGGGCTTGTTGAGGCAACTAAGTTGACTAAGGATTTTACCGGTTTGTCTGGTTCAGAACTGAAAGCCGTGCGAAATGAGGTTCAGGCAGTAGCGGAATCCTATGACAAAGATTTCAAAGAGGTGCTTGAGGCGGCCAATGCTATGTCAAAGCAATTCGGCATTTCCGTTCAGGAATCACTCAAACTGATGGAAGACGGATTTGCCGCCGGCGCCGATGTCAACGGAGAGTTTTTGGAGAACGTCAAGGAATACCCTGCTTATTTCAAGGAGGCGGGAATCTCGGCAAGCGAATTTGTTGCCATTACTACGCAAGCCAATCAAGCGGGTATTTATTCTGATAAGGGTATTGATGTCATAAAAGAGGGTAATCTCCGCATAAGAGAGATGACCAAGGCCACTGCCGAGGCTCTTGATGCGATTGGTATTTCTTCCAAAGAAGCACAAAAAGCATTGGCAGATGGAAGTAAGACCACCTTTGACATCATGCAAGAGGTTTCCGAGAAACTTGCAGAGTTTCCAGAATCATCTTCTGAAGTCGGAACCGCATTGGCAGACATCTTCGGCGGTCCCGGCGAGGATGCTGGTTTGCAGTATATATTAACCCTTAAAGACATTGACACCAATCTTGACAATGTAAAAGACCGTGCCGGAGAACTCGGCCGACTTCAGGATGAGCAGTTGAAGAGTCAGATAGAACTTGAAAATGCTATCGCTTCGGTATTTGATGCCACCGGTGGCTCCTTTGAGTCAATGACAACAAGCGCGAAAATCTTCATCAACAATGGCATAGTCAAGATAATCGAAGGGTGCGTTGATATTGTTAATTGGTTTGTCAGACTCTACAATAAATCCATCGCAGTCCGGGCCATATTCAACTCAATAGTAAACTCGTTCAAAACGATATGGGCTACTGTTAAGTTTGTCCTTACTCAAATCATTGATGGATTCAAGGCTCTTGGAGACATCATCGAGGGTGTGTTCAATCTTGATTTGGATAAAATCAAAGCCGGATACCAGAAAGGATTAAATGCTTTCAAAGACAACTTTGTAAGTATGGTCAAGGAGATTCGCAAGAATACCGAAGACGCGGTTCGGGAGACCCTTGACGGGCAGATGGAAGAGGTTACACTTGATGTTAAAGCCAATGTGCAAACATCTTCTACCCCTGCCAGCAAGCCCAAAGGTGATCCCAACTACACGCCTAAAGAATCTGCCGAAGATAAGAAAGCACGCGAAAAAGTCGC
The nucleotide sequence above comes from Duncaniella freteri. Encoded proteins:
- a CDS encoding phage tail tape measure protein, translated to MSETKITDLVPQETIDKIKELNTEIQTLLTTYTNTAKELAKGVDVNVKVVGDIDKLEKLLVEKTKEATLATERLNAALAEQRQVVANTTNTISRQLMEQERVNKTQRAAYTEHEKVKNIIDHMHGSYQRQLEELVKIDSQIKSNVAAQKENEKAMRKEGADIDALMKKQEQLVAEHRALRQEKARLNQIMTAEEKANTQVEGSYVQLSQRLELMKKAYKEMSIEARYTEDGKELEALIQNLDAHLKDLAADMGEFQRNVGNYAIAGQNGVVATDSLIAAMNQEARTTQDLIDQTKILEDAKRMLNTSDENYEQTLAQLNEKIEENKRSLSDVSDIIDKDATSIAEAEAQNKRLQEALKHVDLSSDDAQATIERLNKKIADNTQLIRENTPAIQEQTNATEERTKANKDAADELLGLVGINTNFGESLQGLSKTNAGGVIDGLGTKAKALGNTLMGLLSNPWVLAFLGIVGVAAGFKWWYDYNKGLVEATKLTKDFTGLSGSELKAVRNEVQAVAESYDKDFKEVLEAANAMSKQFGISVQESLKLMEDGFAAGADVNGEFLENVKEYPAYFKEAGISASEFVAITTQANQAGIYSDKGIDVIKEGNLRIREMTKATAEALDAIGISSKEAQKALADGSKTTFDIMQEVSEKLAEFPESSSEVGTALADIFGGPGEDAGLQYILTLKDIDTNLDNVKDRAGELGRLQDEQLKSQIELENAIASVFDATGGSFESMTTSAKIFINNGIVKIIEGCVDIVNWFVRLYNKSIAVRAIFNSIVNSFKTIWATVKFVLTQIIDGFKALGDIIEGVFNLDLDKIKAGYQKGLNAFKDNFVSMVKEIRKNTEDAVRETLDGQMEEVTLDVKANVQTSSTPASKPKGDPNYTPKESAEDKKAREKVAKDAEKAAKEQLKILHDLEDAKIQAMEDGHEKDLALIRLNFKKKIDAITGNSAQEQQLRVALVEQMMKALADCELKYQTELAKINLENRLASVEEGSKEELDLKLAQLEATRAAELKAAEKTGADVALINDKFNKERLELEEEYANNLADKITERYGVEEITRNQEYSNAVNALKERYAKEMALAAGNAAKQEEIKRNLENDLYALEVEYSQKAGEAAIKMIEEILNLENLSAEDRLKWEQELAKAKIDLANQIADANSESVDRQIADDERLREKRKANLQNWLQVASDAIGNISDLVNTLFDGQIEKLEEEQEANTEAGEKEQERITELVNKKVITQEEGEARKRAAEAQTAKKNEELEKKKQQLKHKQAVWEKANSLAQAGIATALAITHALPNLVLAAIAGAMGAIQIATILATPIPKYAKGTDYHRGGPAIVGDGGRSEVVLFNGGAWLTPDKPTLVNMPEGAIVIPSVTDYDDNPAGLLMMPVGSDKTPTSRVYDDSAIRRGVSELIYLIKCQTRQQHCDSYLTNYEFFKSKI